The following proteins come from a genomic window of Puntigrus tetrazona isolate hp1 chromosome 15, ASM1883169v1, whole genome shotgun sequence:
- the LOC122358630 gene encoding protein FAM13B-like, with the protein MEMGAIGALSLCVETPRAVFGVPLISLRKSGQMRQGLPLALTHMVEFVEKHGLSKIGLFIVGGSVQRCRDLKKGFDDGGFPERDSRDVDTWASLLKHFLKEIPGGLIRSHTRHNCCRCSGVPFSPTMFKEQGQCNALIKHLLDNLIHLLPDMYLHASASNTAVSLLLYYSLML; encoded by the exons ATGGAAATGGGAGCGATCGGTgctttatcactgtgt GTGGAAACACCTAGAGCCGTGTTTGGTGTGCCCCTCATTAGTCTGAGGAAGAGTGGACAGATGAGGCAGGGTCTTCCTCTGGCGCTCACACACATGGTGGAGTTTGTGGAGAAGCACG GTCTCAGCAAGATCGGCCTGTTCATAGTCGGCGGATCAGTACAACGCTGCAGGGACCTAAAGAAAGGTTTCGATGATGGAGGCTTTCCAGAGCGTGACAGTAGGGATGTAGATACTTGGGCCTCCTTACTGAAACATTTCCTCAAGGAAATACCTGGTGGACTTATCCGGAGCCACACAAGACACAACTGCTGCAGGTGTTCAGG CGTTCCTTTCAGCCCCACCATGTTTAAGGAACAGGGGCAGTGTAATGCTTTGATTAAGCACCTGCTGGACAATCTGATCCACCTGCTGCCAGACATGTATCTTCATGCATCCGCCAGCAACACAGCAGTGAGTTTATTACTCTACTACTCACTCATGTTATAA